One genomic region from Argentina anserina chromosome 2, drPotAnse1.1, whole genome shotgun sequence encodes:
- the LOC126785140 gene encoding uncharacterized protein LOC126785140, translating to MDGGDGGSGFTCNICFESADKDPIVTPCGHLYCKSCIYTWLHDPRHESKGCGCPVCNAVIQENKLIPLYGIGKSQFSHQNSRSAPEDNTDSLERPAGQKSATTSTPNTPTPSAPELPSNPRPATPLAPPWTTDARPTPSAPEWVSYPRPDTPSAPSWSTDPRPATPSAPLWSTDPRPATSSARNSPTDQILATPSTAEIILQHIGRLLIRVGHYMLVRLIEVATDKLIEAVETKINELNEAVEQRNNANAEGSGNDTVSSEEVEVTDTNGEAGSLDPWVLFN from the coding sequence ATGGATGGGGGTGATGGTGGTAGTGGTTTCACGTGCAACATTTGCTTTGAATCTGCTGATAAAGATCCAATTGTAACACCATGTGGTCACCTTTACTGCAAGTcttgtatatatacatggctccATGACCCAAGACATGAATCCAAGGGTTGTGGTTGCCCTGTTTGTAATGCTGTTATACAGGAAAACAAACTGATTCCTCTGTATGGAATAGGGAAATCACAGTTTTCGCATCAAAATTCTCGGTCTGCTCCTGAAGACAATACTGACAGTCTAGAAAGGCCAGCTGGTCAGAAGTCTGCCACTACTTCAACTCCAAATACACCAACTCCTTCAGCTCCTGAATTGCCATCTAATCCAAGACCTGCGACTCCTTTGGCTCCGCCGTGGACAACTGATGCAAGACCCACTCCTTCGGCTCCTGAATGGGTGTCTTATCCAAGACCTGACACTCCGTCAGCTCCTTCATGGTCAACTGATCCGAGACCTGCCACTCCTTCAGCTCCTTTATGGTCGACTGATCCAAGACCTGCCACTTCTTCAGCTCGAAACTCTCCTACTGATCAAATACTTGCCACTCCTTCAACTGCCGAAATCATTCTACAACACATTGGTAGGCTGTTAATACGTGTGGGACACTACATGCTAGTGAGGTTAATAGAAGTTGCCACAGATAAGCTCATTGAAGCTGtagaaacaaaaatcaatgAGCTGAATGAGGCAGTAGAACAGAGGAACAATGCTAATGCAGAAGGAAGTGGAAATGATACTGTATCAAGTGAAGAGGTTGAAGTGACGGATACAAATGGAGAAGCAGGCAGTCTGGACCCCTGGGTTCTGTTCAATTAA
- the LOC126785141 gene encoding transcription termination factor MTEF1, chloroplastic-like, with translation MPLLHSLTLLPTPSSSSSSSSSLVSSPHPNPHHFIKFRTSYRENLRHLKTLRIIPPDTKPNKLPLPDAAEHLLSTVNFLKSKGFSDSDFQRLAFLSPNLFSSNFDPTDVIPIFDFLANELSASPEQSCGLILRCPDLLFSDVEFCLRPTLHFLRQVGVEKLSTPTNLNAHLLNTRVEKLRAKVRFLRSLGLSYDEAEKVCERLPAIFGYSVEGNLMPKYEYLVEEMERSLEELKKFPQYFGFSLEKKIAPRHLHLKERNVRIPLNRMLLWSDQRFYAKWK, from the coding sequence ATGCCACTGCTTCACTCTCTCACCCTCCTCCCTACTCCCtcgtcttcctcctcctcctcctcctccttggtCTCTTCTCCTCATCCAAATCCTCATCACTTCATCAAGTTCCGCACTTCTTACCGTGAAAACCTCCGTCATCTCAAGACCCTCCGCATCATCCCACCAGACACAAAACCCAACAAGCTCCCACTCCCCGACGCTGCTGAGCACCTCCTCTCCACCGTCAACTTCCTCAAGTCCAAGGGCTTCTCCGACTCCGACTTCCAAAGGCTCGCCTTCCTCTCCCCCAATCTCTTCTCCTCCAACTTCGACCCTACCGACGTCATCCCCATCTTCGACTTTCTAGCCAACGAGCTCTCCGCCTCGCCCGAACAGTCCTGCGGCCTCATCCTCCGTTGCCCCGACCTCCTCTTCTCCGACGTCGAGTTCTGCCTCCGTCCGACGCTGCATTTCCTAAGACAGGTGGGAGTCGAGAAGCTGAGCACGCCAACGAACTTGAACGCGCATTTGTTGAACACAAGGGTGGAGAAGCTGAGAGCGAAGGTAAGGTTCCTGAGGAGCTTAGGGTTGTCGTACGACGAGGCGGAGAAGGTGTGTGAGAGGCTGCCGGCTATATTTGGGTACAGCGTGGAGGGAAATCTGATGCCGAAGTACGAGTATTTGGTGGAGGAGATGGAGAGGAGTTTGGAGGAGTTGAAGAAGTTTCCACAATACTTTGGGTTCAgcttagaaaagaaaatagcGCCAAGGCATTTGCATTTGAAGGAGAGGAATGTGAGGATTCCTTTGAATAGGATGTTGTTGTGGAGTGACCAGAGATTTTATGCAAAATGGAAATAA
- the LOC126783839 gene encoding uncharacterized protein LOC126783839, whose protein sequence is METYFEMVMCSEIEKRMIATFFLKDDVMDWWKSTRQTVDVSTLTWEGFVEFFREKYFPSTVKEEFELEFLALVQGEVHTGTWARVQDHHISTLCLTTKELMYESALNFKPVNKTRGDDVESKDARGKGKAITSGGGSAGPKDGSWKRLRTYHQTPAKVATPPVRATPVRLWSSVRCFTCGEMGHYASAYPKPRK, encoded by the exons ATGGAGACCTACTTTGAGATGGTGATGTGCTcggagattgagaagaggatgatagccacattcttCTTAAAGGATGATGTTatggattggtggaagagtacaagacagactgtggatgtgtccaCTCTGACTTGGGAGGGTTTTGTGGAATTCTTTCGAGAGAAGTACTTTCCATCTACGGTGAAGGAGGAATTTGAGCTTGAGTTCCTTGCACTGGTGCAGGGAG AAGTTCATACGGGGACTTGggcaagagtacaagaccatcatattAGCACACTTTGTCTGACTACAAAGGAGCTGATGTATGAGAGTGCCCTGAATTTTAAACCGGTGAATAAGACTCGAGGAGACGATGTGGAGTCTAAAGATGCTCGAGGAAAAGGGAAAGCAATCACTTCAGGTGGTGGGTCTGCGGGACCAAAAGATGGATCTTGGAAGAGGCTGAGGACCTATCACCAGACTCCGGCTAAGGTGGCAACTCCACCTGTTAGGGCTACACCTGTCAGACTGTGGTCGTCAGTGAGGTGTTTCACTTGCGGCGAAATGGGTCACTATGCCTCAGCTTACCCGAAGCCGAGGAAGTAG